One part of the Actinotignum schaalii genome encodes these proteins:
- the galK gene encoding galactokinase, producing the protein MSLAFTAAWDTAEGTRRAQELFTRTFGETAERVAFAPGRVNLIGEHTDYNAGLCLPIALPHRTYVALSVRSDNRIQLVSEHGELWEGHVEDINPAMPGSWISYAAGPAWALDVQRGYDAAVVSCVPLGAGLSSSAALECAMACAINPRLVQEDPSAVVTACIRAENEVAHAPTGGMDQTVSVFGNDGAAVALDFHSHTHSLIPADFAAAGLQLVVINTRAKHSLSDGQYGNRRQECEEAAKLLGLSSLRQASAEGIATLSGAHASASGVHARRARHVITENARVTRAIEALSAGDFPTLGKLFNESHASLRDDFEVSCPELDCVVEAACQHGALGARMTGGGFGGSAIALVPLDKVEALAAGVMEAAAARGFPTPELLLAQASCGARLVSGEADGAQ; encoded by the coding sequence ATGTCATTAGCTTTTACCGCTGCGTGGGATACCGCCGAAGGAACTCGGCGGGCTCAGGAGCTTTTCACCCGTACTTTTGGCGAAACGGCTGAACGCGTGGCTTTCGCACCCGGGCGAGTCAATCTTATTGGCGAACACACCGATTACAATGCCGGGCTGTGCCTGCCCATCGCACTACCGCATCGCACCTACGTTGCCCTGAGTGTGCGCAGCGATAACCGCATTCAGCTGGTGTCCGAGCACGGCGAACTGTGGGAGGGACACGTAGAAGATATTAATCCCGCGATGCCGGGATCGTGGATCTCCTATGCCGCCGGACCTGCCTGGGCATTAGATGTGCAGCGCGGCTACGATGCGGCCGTTGTTTCTTGCGTTCCGCTGGGAGCCGGGCTGTCCTCTTCGGCAGCCCTCGAATGCGCCATGGCATGCGCCATCAACCCGCGCCTGGTTCAGGAAGATCCGAGCGCCGTTGTTACGGCCTGCATCCGCGCGGAAAACGAAGTGGCACACGCGCCCACGGGCGGAATGGACCAAACGGTATCTGTCTTCGGGAACGACGGCGCAGCTGTTGCGCTAGATTTCCACTCCCACACGCACAGCCTTATTCCCGCGGATTTCGCGGCAGCCGGACTGCAACTCGTTGTCATCAATACCCGCGCCAAGCACTCCCTATCTGACGGCCAATACGGAAATCGCCGCCAGGAATGCGAAGAAGCCGCGAAGCTTCTGGGGTTGAGCTCCCTGCGCCAAGCGAGCGCCGAAGGCATCGCCACCCTCAGCGGAGCGCACGCTAGCGCCAGCGGAGTGCACGCCCGGCGTGCGCGGCACGTCATCACCGAAAATGCCCGCGTGACCCGTGCAATCGAAGCCCTGAGCGCAGGTGATTTCCCGACTCTTGGCAAGCTGTTCAACGAATCGCACGCGTCGCTACGCGATGACTTCGAGGTCTCCTGCCCCGAACTGGATTGCGTGGTGGAAGCCGCATGCCAGCACGGCGCCCTGGGTGCCCGCATGACCGGCGGCGGGTTCGGTGGCTCCGCAATCGCGCTGGTTCCGCTCGACAAAGTGGAGGCGCTCGCGGCCGGAGTTATGGAAGCGGCCGCAGCTCGCGGATTCCCCACCCCGGAACTACTGCTCGCGCAAGCAAGCTGCGGGGCCCGCCTGGTCAGCGGAGAAGCTGATGGCGCTCAATAA
- the galE gene encoding UDP-glucose 4-epimerase GalE translates to MTTVLVAGGAGYIGTHTSIELLEQGYNVVCVDNYANSSPEAVERVRRITDHDLPAYDIDVRDTQALDRVFARHSIDWVIYFAGFKAVGESVAQPLKYYENNIGGALALLSVMQAHSVKKIVFSSSATVYGDPVSLPLTEESPAGMATNPYGQTKVMTEQILEDIQKADPEWTVVLLRYFNPIGAHPSGLIGEDPKGIPANLTPYVAKVVVGELDHVQVFGDDYDTPDGTGVRDYIHVVDLARGHVAAVDKVASPGVYVYNLGTGHGSSVLEVIHAYEKAAGIKIPYRVVARRPGDIAASYADASKAARELGWRATHSLDEMAASSLHWQRMNPAGLRR, encoded by the coding sequence ATGACAACTGTGTTAGTAGCCGGAGGCGCTGGGTATATCGGCACCCACACCAGTATTGAGCTTCTTGAGCAGGGCTACAACGTGGTGTGCGTGGATAATTACGCGAATTCCAGCCCGGAAGCCGTGGAGCGCGTGCGCCGGATTACCGATCATGACCTGCCCGCTTACGATATTGACGTTCGTGATACGCAAGCCCTCGACCGGGTTTTCGCCCGCCACTCGATTGACTGGGTCATTTATTTCGCCGGGTTCAAAGCGGTGGGTGAATCCGTGGCGCAACCGCTCAAGTATTACGAGAACAATATTGGCGGGGCGCTGGCATTGCTGTCTGTTATGCAAGCACATTCGGTGAAGAAGATTGTGTTTTCTAGTTCAGCTACCGTTTACGGGGATCCGGTGTCTTTGCCGCTGACCGAGGAGTCTCCGGCGGGGATGGCGACGAATCCGTACGGGCAAACCAAGGTGATGACCGAGCAGATTTTGGAGGATATTCAGAAGGCTGACCCGGAGTGGACGGTGGTGCTGCTGCGGTATTTCAATCCTATTGGCGCCCATCCCAGTGGTTTGATCGGAGAAGACCCCAAGGGTATCCCCGCTAATCTCACCCCGTATGTGGCTAAGGTGGTGGTCGGCGAGCTGGACCACGTCCAGGTGTTTGGTGATGACTATGACACCCCGGACGGTACCGGCGTGCGCGATTACATCCACGTCGTTGATTTAGCGCGCGGGCATGTTGCTGCGGTTGATAAGGTCGCTTCGCCGGGCGTGTACGTCTATAACCTGGGCACCGGTCACGGTTCCTCGGTTTTGGAGGTTATTCACGCCTATGAAAAGGCAGCCGGGATCAAAATTCCCTACCGGGTGGTCGCCCGGCGCCCGGGCGATATCGCTGCCAGCTACGCCGATGCCAGTAAAGCCGCGCGGGAATTGGGCTGGCGGGCCACCCATTCTCTTGACGAGATGGCGGCTTCTTCCCTGCACTGGCAGAGAATGAATCCCGCGGGCTTGCGGAGGTAA
- a CDS encoding galactose-1-phosphate uridylyltransferase produces MTPPPQLLRVYRSIDDLLAYAQEYLDLDARDITLSRNRIFEIFSLDSYPGAEKLRALLDSAEGAECVPADSTSGEPAPADPTSAEPATADPTVTAPVHGGRPDNVLSEFLDACENAALIEPGGRAALADRVMGILSSPPSVIRTKFAGLNAAAGGRAAMEWLYNYGVANDYVKRSVLDRNPRFESQGLIITINLAKPEFKDPSTAASGNSLKGGYPKCTICPENEGFAGRSKATLRTVPVRLAGQDWFWQFSPYGYFTQHGIAVNTEHIPMHIDEATFDRLMDFVDAFPGYFIGCNATLPRIGGSVLGHDHYQGGLETLPLHTTPARHSYTSPEECAVVLESVEWPGSVLRVVGRDRAAVTRASYGITRAWNTYTNERLGIIPRDAEGQHSGVSPTCVRTARGYEMNIILRSNITSERYPQGVFHAHPEFFPVKQESIGLIEAQGLFILPARLQRQLALLAQALEDGRELPEELPEFAMIFEEIRQLLGGSRDKESVADAIRAELGSVCVRILENTAVFPSESDTASFLAECGWYPQA; encoded by the coding sequence ATGACTCCTCCCCCACAGCTCCTCAGGGTGTACCGCAGCATTGATGACCTGCTCGCCTATGCCCAGGAATATCTTGATCTTGATGCCCGCGATATCACCCTGAGCCGCAATCGCATCTTTGAGATTTTCTCTCTAGATTCCTATCCGGGCGCGGAAAAACTCCGGGCTTTGCTCGATAGCGCTGAGGGTGCGGAGTGCGTGCCCGCGGACTCAACGAGTGGGGAGCCTGCCCCCGCGGATCCAACGAGTGCGGAACCCGCCACCGCGGACCCGACGGTTACGGCTCCCGTGCATGGCGGCCGGCCCGATAACGTGCTGAGCGAGTTTTTGGACGCATGCGAAAACGCCGCGCTCATCGAGCCGGGTGGCCGGGCAGCCCTGGCCGATAGAGTCATGGGGATCCTAAGCAGCCCACCCTCCGTTATCCGTACCAAGTTCGCCGGCCTGAACGCTGCGGCGGGAGGCCGGGCGGCTATGGAATGGCTCTATAACTACGGCGTGGCAAATGACTACGTGAAGCGCAGCGTACTTGACCGCAATCCGCGTTTCGAATCGCAAGGCCTGATCATTACCATCAATTTGGCTAAGCCCGAGTTCAAAGACCCGAGTACCGCAGCAAGTGGAAATTCCCTCAAGGGCGGCTATCCCAAATGCACGATCTGCCCGGAGAACGAAGGTTTTGCGGGCCGCTCTAAAGCGACTCTCCGCACGGTGCCTGTGCGTTTAGCCGGCCAGGACTGGTTCTGGCAGTTCTCCCCCTACGGATATTTCACGCAGCACGGGATCGCGGTGAACACTGAACACATCCCCATGCACATCGACGAAGCCACCTTTGACAGGCTCATGGACTTCGTTGATGCATTCCCCGGGTACTTTATTGGCTGCAATGCCACCCTCCCCCGGATCGGAGGATCCGTGCTCGGACATGACCACTACCAGGGTGGCCTGGAAACCCTCCCCCTCCACACCACCCCTGCCCGCCACAGCTACACCTCGCCAGAGGAGTGCGCCGTCGTACTAGAAAGTGTGGAGTGGCCCGGAAGTGTGCTGCGCGTTGTGGGGCGTGACCGCGCGGCCGTGACGCGGGCCAGCTACGGTATCACCCGGGCGTGGAATACGTACACGAATGAGCGGCTCGGCATTATTCCGCGGGACGCCGAGGGGCAGCATTCCGGGGTATCGCCCACCTGTGTGCGGACCGCGCGCGGTTACGAAATGAATATCATCTTGCGTTCGAATATCACCAGCGAGCGCTATCCGCAGGGAGTTTTCCACGCGCACCCGGAGTTTTTCCCCGTCAAGCAGGAATCCATCGGTCTGATCGAAGCGCAGGGATTGTTCATTCTGCCGGCGCGTTTGCAGCGTCAGCTCGCACTGCTTGCGCAGGCTTTGGAGGATGGGCGTGAGCTGCCTGAAGAGCTTCCGGAATTCGCCATGATTTTCGAAGAGATCCGCCAGCTGCTGGGCGGTTCCCGCGATAAGGAAAGCGTCGCGGATGCGATCCGGGCTGAACTGGGGAGTGTCTGCGTTCGGATTCTCGAAAATACCGCAGTTTTCCCGAGCGAATCGGATACCGCGAGTTTCCTGGCTGAATGCGGCTGGTATCCGCAGGCGTGA
- a CDS encoding ROK family transcriptional regulator: protein MSNVSKFPAAVTRRVQRRMNLLAACQYLVRESQTIAEIAGKIGVTRPAAESIVADLDDLGWLKQLEPENTLGRPAVRWVLDEHAVYVLGLDIGAHHCTAMLCNARGEVLAERTCELSAAQVANERIDAAVDLGRSTLANAALNVSDITLCSVASPGVINDGAVEYFGGSGMPGWQGSDIAAQISSRLGCHTVVAGDCALGALGEAWQGAAEGHDEVVYILSGERTGAAAIVGGRIHRGLRGGAGLIGELGVLRWRDIEAATHARELYPEGGVPSRTKIFESVDSDPRARDFVDDFADTLSLGASAMILALAPSHVVVGGKYSAYADTFLERFIENLRRICPIMPEVSVSALGPRAICLGALRQGLDTLTDDLTQMASSSEVFPSVQGFQEIYRR, encoded by the coding sequence ATGTCAAACGTTTCGAAGTTCCCGGCTGCGGTGACCCGCAGGGTGCAGCGCCGCATGAACCTCCTCGCGGCGTGCCAGTACCTGGTGCGCGAATCGCAGACTATCGCGGAAATTGCGGGGAAAATTGGCGTCACGCGGCCGGCTGCGGAAAGCATCGTGGCCGATCTTGACGATTTGGGTTGGCTCAAACAACTGGAGCCCGAAAACACCCTTGGGCGCCCGGCGGTGCGCTGGGTCTTGGACGAGCACGCCGTTTACGTGCTCGGTTTAGATATTGGCGCGCACCATTGCACCGCCATGCTCTGCAATGCCAGGGGCGAGGTTCTTGCCGAGCGCACCTGCGAACTTTCCGCAGCTCAGGTGGCTAACGAACGTATCGACGCGGCCGTTGATCTGGGGCGGAGCACTCTCGCGAACGCCGCACTAAACGTGAGCGATATTACACTTTGTTCGGTCGCCTCACCCGGTGTTATTAACGACGGCGCAGTGGAGTACTTCGGCGGTAGTGGAATGCCCGGGTGGCAGGGCAGCGATATCGCAGCTCAGATCTCGAGCAGGCTGGGCTGCCACACGGTGGTGGCCGGCGATTGCGCCCTCGGTGCCCTCGGGGAAGCCTGGCAGGGAGCCGCGGAGGGCCATGATGAAGTGGTGTACATCCTCTCTGGGGAACGTACCGGTGCGGCCGCCATCGTGGGCGGGCGTATCCACCGCGGGCTGCGGGGCGGGGCCGGCCTGATCGGCGAACTTGGGGTATTGCGCTGGCGCGATATCGAAGCGGCAACCCATGCCCGGGAGCTGTACCCCGAAGGTGGGGTTCCTTCCCGCACCAAGATTTTCGAGAGCGTGGATAGCGATCCGCGCGCCCGCGATTTCGTTGATGACTTCGCCGATACACTCTCCCTGGGCGCCTCCGCTATGATCCTCGCGCTTGCTCCCTCCCACGTGGTGGTGGGCGGGAAATACTCCGCCTACGCGGATACCTTCTTGGAGCGATTCATCGAGAACTTACGGCGGATCTGCCCGATTATGCCGGAAGTTTCCGTATCAGCTCTGGGCCCGCGCGCTATTTGCCTAGGTGCTTTGCGGCAAGGGCTGGACACGCTCACCGATGACCTCACGCAGATGGCTTCTTCCTCGGAAGTCTTCCCATCCGTCCAAGGTTTCCAAGAAATTTACCGTAGATAA
- a CDS encoding carbohydrate ABC transporter permease has product MKRKPAPAGMEAMMHTAAATAENGVVPARKKPRAQGTPRGSRFHRKGEGRAAVLFLAPAVIGFVVFYLIPIVRGIHMSFTDWNLLEDAKWVGWDNYARLLSDDTFLNSIKVTVIYVLVNISTQTILGLGIAFLMQKVSQSTLVRSVLLLPWLVPNVTIAAITLFILDPTVGLLNHLIGFIGVGPISFYGNPDIAIYTVALVNSWRNMGYTGLLLFAGMQTIPRMIYEAAETEGASTWQTFRHVTLPLLRPILVMVVVVSMIGSFQIFDTVSVATSGGPGNSTRVIYLYIYEKAFEQFDMGYASAMAVVLMLALVVITIIQLRLARSNESDMN; this is encoded by the coding sequence ATGAAGCGAAAACCTGCCCCGGCAGGTATGGAGGCGATGATGCACACAGCCGCAGCTACAGCCGAGAACGGCGTAGTACCCGCACGAAAGAAACCCCGCGCCCAAGGAACTCCGCGCGGGAGCCGCTTCCACCGCAAGGGGGAGGGGCGCGCGGCGGTCCTCTTCCTGGCTCCGGCAGTCATCGGATTCGTGGTCTTCTACCTCATTCCGATTGTGCGCGGTATCCACATGTCCTTTACCGATTGGAACCTGCTCGAGGACGCAAAGTGGGTGGGCTGGGATAACTACGCACGGCTCCTTTCGGATGACACCTTCCTCAACTCCATTAAGGTCACGGTCATCTACGTACTCGTGAATATTTCCACCCAGACCATTCTGGGGCTCGGCATCGCTTTCCTCATGCAAAAGGTTTCGCAATCCACCCTGGTGCGTTCCGTTTTGCTCCTTCCCTGGCTCGTTCCCAATGTCACGATCGCGGCCATTACGCTGTTCATCCTCGATCCCACGGTTGGCCTGCTCAACCACCTCATCGGTTTTATCGGGGTCGGTCCCATTTCCTTCTACGGCAACCCGGATATCGCGATCTACACCGTGGCTTTGGTGAACTCCTGGCGCAATATGGGCTACACCGGGCTGCTGCTTTTCGCGGGAATGCAAACAATTCCGCGCATGATCTACGAAGCGGCGGAGACGGAAGGCGCCTCCACCTGGCAAACATTCCGCCACGTCACCCTGCCGCTGCTGCGTCCCATCCTCGTCATGGTTGTGGTGGTCTCCATGATCGGTTCCTTCCAGATCTTTGACACCGTTTCGGTTGCCACCTCGGGCGGGCCGGGTAACTCCACTCGGGTGATTTACCTGTATATCTACGAAAAAGCCTTCGAACAATTCGATATGGGTTATGCCTCCGCGATGGCGGTGGTGCTCATGCTGGCCCTGGTTGTTATTACGATCATCCAGCTGCGGCTCGCTCGCTCCAACGAATCCGATATGAACTAA
- a CDS encoding carbohydrate ABC transporter permease, which produces MKLIARTTKKRHQPVTARKVAGWGLLILLIIVTVLPLLWALRTALTPNSEIFSGNYSLIPENATTINFQRVLGMTTPEESVAAGGTAATINFWLYMRNSLLFVAILVFAQVTTSTMAAYALSRLHFRGRDTLFVTLLVALMIPPIFVALPNFVLMDKLAWINTFQGLLAPYVLICPFGIFFLRQFMLSLPREVEEAAMLDGASRWTVFRKMIVPMCAAPITTLAIIQAVFGWNEYMWPQLIAKGDSVRLLNVALSVFAQSSPSTRPDWAGLMAAATLQIIPMFILLIIFGKRLVNSLGLTAAK; this is translated from the coding sequence ATGAAGCTGATCGCACGCACAACGAAAAAACGGCACCAGCCCGTGACGGCCCGAAAAGTGGCGGGATGGGGATTGCTTATCCTTCTCATTATCGTCACGGTTCTTCCGCTCCTGTGGGCGCTGCGTACCGCACTCACACCCAATTCGGAAATCTTCTCCGGGAACTATTCCCTCATCCCTGAGAACGCCACCACCATCAATTTCCAGCGGGTGCTGGGCATGACCACCCCGGAAGAAAGCGTGGCCGCGGGAGGCACGGCCGCCACCATCAACTTCTGGCTCTATATGCGCAACTCGCTGCTTTTCGTGGCGATTCTAGTTTTCGCTCAGGTGACCACCTCCACCATGGCCGCCTACGCGCTCTCACGCCTGCACTTCCGCGGCCGGGACACCCTGTTCGTCACCCTGCTCGTGGCGCTCATGATTCCCCCGATCTTCGTGGCACTTCCCAACTTCGTGCTCATGGACAAATTGGCGTGGATCAACACCTTCCAGGGCTTGCTCGCCCCGTACGTGCTCATCTGCCCCTTCGGGATTTTCTTCCTGCGCCAGTTCATGCTGTCGCTCCCGCGAGAAGTGGAAGAAGCCGCCATGCTCGACGGCGCGAGCCGGTGGACGGTATTCCGGAAAATGATCGTGCCCATGTGCGCCGCACCCATCACCACCCTCGCGATTATCCAAGCGGTATTCGGATGGAACGAATACATGTGGCCCCAGCTCATCGCCAAGGGCGACTCCGTGCGGCTCCTCAACGTGGCCCTCTCCGTTTTCGCGCAGTCCTCACCCTCCACCCGCCCCGATTGGGCCGGGCTCATGGCCGCGGCAACCTTGCAGATCATCCCGATGTTTATCTTGCTCATTATCTTCGGCAAGCGCCTGGTTAACTCTCTTGGTTTGACCGCCGCGAAATAG
- a CDS encoding ABC transporter substrate-binding protein produces MRKVSQLVAIGATMCLALGACSNGTSVSQGKSDSGKESNSKEVTYRLWDAGQQATYQKCAVAFEKETGIKVKIEQQGWDDYWKNLTTDLVSGTAPDVITNHVQYYPELAGKGQLLDLNQYMKDGEIDFSKYTGELANLWVKDGKRYGIPQDWDTIAFVYNTKLIEEAGVSADELKKLTWNPQDGGTFGKLIAHLTIDNNGKRGDEPGFDKNNVKVYGWGLEKGGGIVGQGQWSWFALSNGFKYLDKNPFGTEYKMNDPKLAEAMTWWQKQIEAGYVTPLEIAGPLGLEPMMEQGKAALVPDGSWRIKMWSSSEKNKFGFAPLPEGPQGRKTIINGLAPSITKQAKNPEAAFQWVKFLTSDKCQSIVAEDAVVFPSLTEYSEKAAQSHEKAGRDVSAFTEITKDASNLAYYPITDKGNEIATEGQVTFDEIEQLSVEPAEALAKLNDKVNSILTK; encoded by the coding sequence ATGCGTAAGGTATCGCAACTGGTCGCCATAGGTGCAACTATGTGCCTCGCATTGGGAGCGTGCTCCAACGGCACCTCCGTATCCCAAGGGAAAAGTGACTCTGGCAAAGAGTCCAACTCCAAAGAAGTCACCTACCGGCTCTGGGACGCTGGCCAGCAGGCCACCTACCAGAAGTGCGCGGTTGCTTTTGAAAAGGAAACCGGTATCAAGGTTAAGATTGAACAGCAGGGCTGGGATGACTACTGGAAGAATCTGACCACCGACCTCGTTTCTGGCACCGCACCGGATGTTATTACCAACCACGTGCAGTACTATCCCGAGCTCGCGGGTAAGGGCCAGCTCCTGGACCTCAACCAGTACATGAAAGATGGGGAGATTGATTTCTCCAAGTACACCGGTGAACTTGCCAACCTGTGGGTCAAGGACGGTAAACGCTACGGCATCCCGCAGGACTGGGACACCATCGCTTTTGTCTACAACACCAAACTCATCGAAGAGGCAGGGGTCTCCGCCGATGAGCTCAAGAAGCTGACCTGGAATCCGCAAGACGGCGGTACTTTCGGCAAACTCATCGCCCATCTGACCATCGATAATAACGGCAAGCGCGGCGATGAACCCGGTTTCGATAAGAACAATGTCAAGGTTTACGGCTGGGGCCTGGAAAAGGGCGGCGGGATCGTCGGCCAGGGCCAGTGGTCGTGGTTCGCCCTCTCCAATGGCTTCAAGTACCTCGACAAGAATCCTTTCGGCACCGAGTACAAGATGAACGATCCCAAGCTCGCCGAAGCGATGACCTGGTGGCAAAAGCAAATCGAAGCAGGATACGTTACCCCGCTGGAAATTGCCGGTCCGCTGGGCCTGGAACCCATGATGGAACAGGGCAAGGCTGCGCTGGTTCCCGATGGATCCTGGCGTATTAAAATGTGGTCCAGCTCGGAGAAAAACAAGTTCGGTTTCGCCCCGCTTCCCGAAGGTCCGCAAGGCCGCAAGACCATTATTAACGGCCTGGCTCCCTCCATCACCAAGCAGGCAAAGAATCCCGAAGCTGCGTTCCAGTGGGTCAAGTTCCTTACCTCGGATAAGTGCCAGTCCATCGTTGCCGAAGATGCGGTTGTCTTCCCCTCGCTGACCGAATACTCCGAGAAGGCCGCCCAATCGCATGAAAAGGCAGGCCGGGACGTTTCGGCATTCACCGAAATCACCAAGGATGCCTCCAACCTCGCGTACTACCCGATCACCGATAAGGGCAATGAGATCGCAACGGAAGGCCAGGTCACCTTCGATGAGATCGAACAGCTCTCCGTTGAGCCGGCCGAGGCACTGGCCAAGCTCAATGACAAGGTGAACTCCATCCTCACCAAGTAA
- a CDS encoding glycoside hydrolase family 36 protein yields the protein MDIHTDSGTFTVHGASAVVPLNTSDYLITGTSWKLSHPWGATDYYRHGWNSWTPTRWWTLRREPWRIWDKPLRALTADDAATDTSTEHHSSMVTALSGPEGRTLLIGAVHASSPLLRITAEEIAASAEAGEASWLVSIGTEPEVFDRYAGVLTEEYLGERTPLRAAETLGPVWSSWYSWFEEITAEIITAEIAPARELGYGTIQIDDGWERRVGDWRANAKFAAGMPDVFAKIHDAGLKAGLWVAPFIALPDTPVVSSYPELFLHNADGSLTVTGNNWGANYYALDFSKPQAHDWLATTMSTIQGWGVDMFKLDFIYAAAVAGERTGGMPREEAYRSGLETIRAALGDDVYLLGSGAVINASLGVLDGVRVGPDTAPYWDNSERVRDPSGPAVVNALRNSLSRTWLKPLLDCDPDVAYFRTRGSLLSPEVNALTADAALACEFAQCSCPAAWLSEEEKAAVRAWTARFRGAPAVRQLGRYRFEINGEIIDFDPYLNPTTRVSDRLLVK from the coding sequence ATGGACATCCACACCGACTCAGGCACGTTCACCGTCCACGGGGCCAGCGCCGTCGTACCACTTAATACAAGCGACTACCTCATTACCGGAACGTCGTGGAAACTCTCCCACCCGTGGGGCGCCACCGACTACTACCGGCACGGCTGGAATTCCTGGACCCCCACGCGGTGGTGGACACTGCGCCGCGAACCGTGGCGAATCTGGGACAAGCCTTTACGCGCGCTCACGGCCGACGACGCCGCAACGGATACTTCCACTGAGCATCACTCGTCCATGGTCACCGCGTTGAGCGGCCCGGAAGGGCGCACCCTCCTTATCGGAGCCGTGCACGCCTCCTCGCCGCTCTTGAGAATCACCGCGGAAGAAATAGCAGCCAGCGCGGAAGCCGGGGAGGCTTCGTGGCTGGTAAGCATCGGAACCGAACCCGAGGTATTTGACCGCTACGCGGGTGTTCTCACAGAAGAATATCTGGGGGAGCGCACCCCGCTACGGGCGGCAGAAACGCTCGGACCGGTGTGGTCCTCCTGGTATTCCTGGTTTGAAGAAATAACCGCGGAGATTATTACCGCGGAAATAGCGCCCGCGCGGGAGCTGGGATACGGCACCATCCAGATCGATGACGGTTGGGAACGCCGGGTCGGGGACTGGCGGGCCAACGCGAAATTCGCCGCGGGTATGCCGGATGTGTTTGCCAAGATTCACGATGCGGGCCTGAAAGCCGGGCTGTGGGTGGCGCCCTTTATTGCCCTCCCGGATACTCCGGTGGTTTCTTCCTATCCGGAGCTGTTCCTCCACAACGCGGATGGCTCCCTGACCGTAACCGGCAATAATTGGGGAGCGAATTATTACGCCCTCGATTTTTCCAAGCCCCAAGCGCACGACTGGCTCGCTACCACTATGTCCACGATCCAGGGCTGGGGTGTGGATATGTTCAAGCTTGATTTCATCTATGCCGCCGCGGTCGCCGGGGAACGCACGGGCGGGATGCCGCGCGAAGAAGCCTACCGAAGCGGCCTGGAAACAATTCGCGCCGCCCTGGGTGACGACGTGTATTTGCTCGGTTCCGGAGCGGTTATAAACGCGTCCCTCGGGGTGCTGGACGGGGTCCGGGTAGGCCCGGATACCGCACCCTACTGGGATAATAGCGAACGGGTGCGGGACCCATCCGGGCCGGCGGTGGTCAACGCGCTGCGGAATTCGCTTTCGCGTACCTGGCTTAAGCCGCTCCTCGACTGCGACCCCGATGTTGCCTACTTCCGCACCCGCGGATCGCTGCTTTCTCCCGAGGTTAATGCCTTGACCGCGGATGCGGCACTCGCGTGTGAATTCGCGCAATGCTCCTGCCCGGCGGCCTGGCTCAGCGAAGAAGAAAAAGCGGCGGTGCGGGCCTGGACCGCGCGTTTCCGCGGGGCTCCGGCGGTTCGCCAACTCGGGCGGTATCGCTTTGAGATCAACGGGGAGATCATCGATTTTGATCCCTACCTCAACCCGACAACCCGTGTTTCTGACCGGCTCTTGGTGAAGTAA